tatCACAACCTAGTTAACTaagaaatcataaatttaaatattatcatccagattctaattaataaaaattaatgtaatgtgtgattgtataaattttaaatttaaaaagctattgagttgattaatttttgtattattaacaGGCAGTTAGGATCCTATCAAGACAATTGAAGACTTTGCTTCagattaattattgttttcgATCCATTGAAATCACCTTTTAGGCACGGTGTGTATGGAAGTTCAGAAAATGTTGAATAGACGCAAACAAAATGAAGCTTGGAAGGTGACGATGTAATGAAAAGTCGAAATGAGCAAATTGATAATCACACGCACATTCTAAGTGTGATAATCCAATTAATTTTCCTTGAAtgcaatattatattaatggTTTTGTTTGATCGGTCATCGGCAAAGACACGTATCACGAAGCTTGGTCCTTTGTTCTTTCACCCACAAAGCTATTAAAAATCTGAGTTCATATCCCTTTGTCCAAAAGCAATGTCCTTTTTCTGACATGAATTCGTCTGTCCCTTTGGTTATAACTTTCGCAAAATCCCAATTTGATGCTAACAGGAGTTGTTTCTTCAAAAATAGATGCTTGAAGTCtttaaccaaaagaaagcattaAACTAAACCTTAATGGCCATTAGGAATCAAATTGGGGGAAATAACATGTTCAAATCCAACCAGTTGCACTAATGATCTTCATCAACTAACTTTTAGTGCCAGCAAAATACCTACCATTCTAATTTTAGTGTCTGCTTTCTTAGATTTGAGAATTTGGAATGTTCAATTGTACCCTTGGACCCAATTTGTAAGTGGTCCAACTTGAACCGTGTCAGCTAAGAACTGTTCGTGATAAGTACAGACAAGTAGGATCCATTCAAAATTGTTCCCGGCCCATCCAGGAAACTACGGAATGGTCAAATTTGGGTGATGAAAGTCTTGGGAATTTGTTGAAAATTCCAAACACCATGAAGAGTTAGAAGTCCATAAATACCTCAGCATCCCCCTTGGGCAGATTGCAGGGTTACAACACTTAAACTACATTTGAGTATACTAGCAATCTCTCATCAAGCTCCCAGAAAGTTTACAATAAACCTCTTCAACTCTTCCACTTCCTAGGTCTCTTGATTCCCTCATTACATTTTcagcatttgttttttaatatggcTAACATGCAAACTCCAAGATCTCCCCTTCAACTTCCAACTCGTGGAAACCAGATCACTGTTCTTAGCATCGATGGAGGTGGAATAAGAGGCATTATACCAGGAACTATCCTTGCCTTTTTAGAGTCTGAGCTTCAGGTAGTAAAGAAAACGGGCTCTTTTAGCACGTACACTAATGCATGTCAAATAGACATGCAAGATCTTGCGTGCTTTTGTGTTTTCGGGTACATgatcatatataataaaaacaattaagttgAATGCGTGACGTAAGTTTAACACTAAAGAGTTTTACATGCATcaatgtgtgtatatatatatatagaactgtGATGTTCGTTTATTTGCACACACTTAGAGTTTTATCTCCTGTTTGTATCACTGATTAGCTTTTCTATTCAAATTTACAGAAGCTGGATGGTGCAGATGCAAGGCTTGCGGATTACTTTGATGTGATTTCAGGGACTAGCACTGGCGGCCTCGTGACGGCTATGCTAGCTGCACCGAATAAGCAAAACCGCCCTTTGTTTGCTGCTAAAGACATCAATGACTTCTACCTTGAGAACTGCCCTAAAATATTTCCTCAAGACAGGTGACAATTAATTCTGATGATGAATTATTGCATTACAACTGATTTTTATCCATGAAGATACTAATTTTTAACCATTGTGTGCTAATAGCTCTCCGTTTGCCTCGGCTGCAAATCTGGTAAAGACTCTGAGAGGACCAAAGTATGATGGGAAATTCTTGCATAGTATTGTCAAGGAAAAGTTGGGAGATACATGGCTGCACCAGACATTGACAAATATTgtgatcccaacttttgacatcaAGCGCCTCCAGCCAACTATCTTTTCTACCTATAATGTGAAGAATAACCCATCAACGGATGCCCTTTTGTCTGATATCTGCATTGGAACTTCAGCTGCCCCGACTTATCTTCCTGCCCATTATTTTGAAACCAAAGATCCATCGGGCAAAGTTAGAGATTTCAATCTTATTGATGGTGGTGTGGCAGCAAACAATCCAGTATGTTTATGATTTATCAATCTTCAAACGCATCTTGTGCTTCTATTAATAAAGAATCTTATATCATtcatttcttttgtaatttgatCAGACTTTAGTTGCCATCAGTGAAGTTTCAAAAGCAATCAATCGGGACGGACCTGACTCCTACCGCATGAACCCGATGGAATATGGCCGCTTTCTAGTCCTGTCCCTGGGCACTGGTACAGCAAAATCAGAAGAAAAGTATGATGCAGAAGAAGCAGCTAAATGGGGTCTCTTGGGATGGTTGACTAGTGATCATTCTACTCCATTAGTGGATGTTTTCACACAAGCTAGTGCTGACATGGTTGATTTTCATATCTCCACTGTTTTTCAAGCCCTTAACTCTGAGGAAAATTATCTTCGAATTCAGGTGCTTACTTATCATgttatccaatatatatatttattcatgAAGCAAAGTGGGGAAATCTAACCTTATAATACTTGTGAAAAAATAATGCAGGATGACACATTGACTGGAACGCTTTCATCTGTGGATGTTGCCACGAAAGAGAATTTGGAGAATCTTGTGAAAGTGGGCGAGGAATTGTTGAAGAAGCCAGTTTCAAGGGTGAATTTGTCTACTGGAGTCTTTGAACCTATCAATAAAATGACTAATGAAGAGGCTCTCAGAAAGTATAAATGAGTGAATAATATACTCTTTGTTTCATCTTGATTATTCTtgtcttcttttatttatttattaagtttttgttttgttggtgcAGGTTGGCCAAATTACTCTCGAGGGAAAAGCATCTTCGCGACGCTAAGTCAGCTTTTGGAAATTAAAGCTACCACTCCAAAGacatgattaataaataatttgactattcatttgttgttttattattgaaaattaaattattagacgcaaataaaatttggaagaaataatttattacttTGTAAGATAGTCTTCGAATAAAGATGCTATGCACATGGCATCCTAGATTTGTAatgttatgtaatt
This DNA window, taken from Populus alba chromosome 17, ASM523922v2, whole genome shotgun sequence, encodes the following:
- the LOC118039391 gene encoding patatin-like protein 2, with translation MANMQTPRSPLQLPTRGNQITVLSIDGGGIRGIIPGTILAFLESELQKLDGADARLADYFDVISGTSTGGLVTAMLAAPNKQNRPLFAAKDINDFYLENCPKIFPQDSSPFASAANLVKTLRGPKYDGKFLHSIVKEKLGDTWLHQTLTNIVIPTFDIKRLQPTIFSTYNVKNNPSTDALLSDICIGTSAAPTYLPAHYFETKDPSGKVRDFNLIDGGVAANNPTLVAISEVSKAINRDGPDSYRMNPMEYGRFLVLSLGTGTAKSEEKYDAEEAAKWGLLGWLTSDHSTPLVDVFTQASADMVDFHISTVFQALNSEENYLRIQDDTLTGTLSSVDVATKENLENLVKVGEELLKKPVSRVNLSTGVFEPINKMTNEEALRKLAKLLSREKHLRDAKSAFGN